A window of the Scleropages formosus chromosome 5, fSclFor1.1, whole genome shotgun sequence genome harbors these coding sequences:
- the LOC108932979 gene encoding zinc finger protein 391 isoform X1, translating into MEQEQTSPTELQPVHMAELETDCITLGLNTLTSECVTPSLNALASESLLPTVCTLALDCVTSAHTPLPSEAVESTILLSYGKNEPNLNTVRTVDLSEIQPLSTAELGSEQIKMEISGLDYIKSEHQADLNSFHSTELDPYKGLYESSLMFDYSTHVTDTLEYIKSEHHADLQCYYDTDMSTIKAEYESNLMSNHIKTEMNGLESIHMAELRTELNKLRPDSVVDGIGKVDPEFVSASLYELSSHVSKGHVGSIQTGGKSQSTSQRKPRNLNGEKAFSCTQCGKNFSTLGNLKTHQRIHTGERPYCCSQCGKSFGQAGNLKRHQLIHTGQRPYNCAHCAKGFTKADDLRSHQRIHTGEKPFCCTRCGKNFNFLKELKAHQLCHIGEHPFCCTHCGKTFSKENSFRTHQQIHTGEKQYGCSQCGKTFSNSGVLKTHEKIHSGERPFCCNQCGKSFGRLGHLKAHQQIHTGERPYSCLQCGKRFSQSGHLKAHEQIHKREKPEISGSCNNDCS; encoded by the coding sequence ATGGAACAAGAACAAACCAGTCCAACTGAGCTGCAGCCTGTCCATATGGCAGAGTTAGAAACTGATTGTATTACCCTTGGACTTAACACGTTGACATCTGAATGCGTCACACCAAGTCTTAATGCACTGGCATCTGAGTCTCTGTTGCCTACTGTTTGCACACTTGCTTTAGATTGTGTTACGTCAGCCCATACCCCACTGCCATCTGAGGCTGTTGAATCAACAATTTTGTTGTCCTATGGGAAAAATGAACCTAATTTGAACACTGTTCGCACAGTTGATCTGTCTGAGATTCAGCCCCTGAGCACCGCAGAGCTGGGTTCAGAGCAAATCAAAATGGAGATCAGTGGTCTTGATTATATCAAGTCTGAGCACCAAGCTGATCTTAATTCCTTTCACAGTACAGAGCTAGATCCATACAAGGGGCTGTATGAGTCTAGTCTGATGTTTGATTATAGTACCCATGTGACTGACACCCTTGAATACATAAAGTCTGAGCATCACGCTGACCTTCAGTGTTACTATGATACTGATATGAGCACTATTAAAGCTGAATATGAGTCTAACCTAATGTCCAATCAtatcaaaacagaaatgaatgGCCTGGAATCAATTCACATGGCAGAGCTTCGAACTGAGTTGAACAAGCTCAGACCTGATAGTGTCGTGGATGGCATTGGGAAAGTAGATCCTGAGTTTGTTTCGGCGAGCCTGTATGAGTTATCTTCCCATGTAAGTAAGGGACATGTTGGATCAATTCAGACTGGAGGAAAAAGTCAGAGCACATCTCAGCGCAAGCCACGTAATCTCAATGGTGAAAAGGCCTTTTCTTGCACTCAGTGTGGAAAAAATTTCAGCACTTTGGGCAACCTCAAGACCCATCAGCGTATTCACACAGGGGAGAGGCCCTACTGCTGCTCTCAGTGTGGAAAGAGCTTTGGTCAAGCAGGAAATCTGAAGAGACATCAGCTCATCCACACAGGACAGAGACCATACAACTGTGCTCATTGTGCAAAGGGCTTTACTAAAGCAGATGACCTCAGGTCTCACCAAAGGATTCACACAGGTGAGAAACCCTTTTGCTGTACTCGGTGTGGCAAGAACTTTAACtttttgaaagaactgaaaGCCCACCAATTATGTCACATTGGAGAGCACCCCTTTTGTTGCACACACTGTGGGAAAACCTTCAGTAAAGAGAACAGTTTCAGGACCCACCAGCAGATTCACACTGGGGAAAAACAATATGGTTGCTCACAGTGCGGAAAGACATTTAGCAATTCTGGAGTCCTAAAAACACATGAGAAGATTCACTCTGGTGAGAGACCTTTTTGTTGTAATCAGTGTGGCAAGAGTTTTGGTCGTTTAGGTCATCTGAAAGCACATCAGCAAATCCACACTGGTGAGCGACCCTATTCATGTTTACAATGTGGGAAAAGGTTTAGTCAGTCAGGACACCTGAAAGCACATGAACAAATTCACAAAAGAGAGAAACCTGAAATTAGTGGTAGTTGTAATAATGATTGTAGTTGA